From the genome of Chloroflexota bacterium, one region includes:
- a CDS encoding YdeI/OmpD-associated family protein codes for MPEFVEHALLERGLMDAYRRRPPYQRNDYLGWINRAKREPTKRRRLAQMLDELEQGDRYMKMSWRPSARGR; via the coding sequence ATGCCGGAGTTCGTGGAGCACGCGCTGCTGGAACGCGGGCTGATGGACGCGTACCGCCGCCGGCCGCCGTATCAGCGCAATGACTACCTCGGCTGGATCAACCGGGCGAAGCGGGAGCCGACCAAGCGGCGGCGGCTGGCGCAAATGCTGGACGAGCTCGAGCAGGGCGACCGCTACATGAAGATGTCCTGGCGCCCCTCAGCGCGCGGGCGCTAG
- a CDS encoding polysaccharide deacetylase family protein, translating to MRIARLPGAGESRRPLQLPRRQLLQLGAGAALGGALHVGPARLVAQDRAPWWVFVSEHRADLGYVVEDIQQGDFASTYTSLGGSAVAGAGISARFRDGSGDPLCQAFERLVLHVSPVSRTVRPVPLLRMASEGGFDDFLEAEHGIPPAWTGRAASSLGISGDLADAYHAFGNWPVFGAPATPPVRVQGVTMQRFDNAVITLPDGGGPEDAELAPVPLYLRAAGYFPEMPFLPRALPVYPMEAPPVIRRGDATQPYLFVTVDDCWDPEMTSRALDIARDERIKITFFPVGTVLRQNPDLWRRAIVEGHSIENHTYSHLPLPDLSDGRIRWELDEAGRQVNSALGYAYPQLFMRPPLGAGIPDARNRLVRISQAAGLHIAMWTVDSKGWHYPRDGGVRAQDFVLGNLTEKLQPGAVLLLHALASDIAALPRLAREIHGAGLQSVNLRDQLHLPGQEIGNGDPLSTCPETLPDAAEWC from the coding sequence ATGAGGATCGCTCGACTCCCCGGCGCCGGGGAGTCTCGCCGCCCGCTCCAGCTCCCGCGGCGCCAGCTTCTACAGCTTGGCGCGGGGGCCGCGCTCGGCGGCGCGCTGCACGTGGGGCCGGCACGGCTGGTCGCCCAGGACCGCGCCCCGTGGTGGGTCTTCGTGTCGGAGCACCGCGCCGACCTCGGGTATGTCGTGGAAGATATTCAGCAGGGCGATTTCGCCTCGACCTACACGTCGCTCGGCGGCAGTGCCGTGGCGGGTGCAGGCATCAGCGCGAGATTTCGCGACGGGTCTGGCGATCCGCTCTGCCAGGCGTTCGAGCGTCTCGTGCTGCATGTGTCGCCGGTCTCGCGCACCGTTCGGCCGGTGCCGCTGCTCAGGATGGCGAGCGAGGGCGGGTTCGACGATTTCCTCGAGGCCGAGCATGGCATTCCTCCGGCGTGGACCGGTCGTGCGGCTTCGAGTCTCGGGATTAGCGGCGACCTCGCGGACGCCTACCACGCCTTCGGCAACTGGCCTGTTTTTGGCGCGCCGGCGACGCCACCCGTGCGCGTGCAGGGCGTGACGATGCAGCGATTCGACAACGCCGTGATCACGCTTCCTGACGGAGGTGGGCCCGAGGACGCCGAGTTGGCGCCCGTCCCGCTCTATCTGCGGGCGGCCGGGTACTTTCCCGAGATGCCCTTCCTGCCCCGCGCGCTGCCGGTGTATCCGATGGAGGCGCCACCGGTGATCCGCCGCGGCGACGCCACGCAACCGTATCTCTTCGTCACGGTCGACGACTGCTGGGACCCGGAAATGACCAGCCGCGCGCTCGACATTGCCCGCGACGAGCGGATCAAGATCACCTTCTTTCCCGTCGGTACGGTGCTCCGGCAGAACCCGGACCTCTGGCGCCGGGCAATCGTTGAAGGACACTCAATCGAGAACCACACGTACTCGCATCTGCCGTTGCCTGACCTGAGCGATGGCCGCATTCGCTGGGAGTTGGACGAGGCCGGACGCCAGGTCAATTCCGCATTGGGCTACGCGTACCCTCAACTGTTCATGCGGCCGCCGCTGGGTGCGGGCATCCCCGACGCGCGGAACCGCCTGGTGCGGATCTCGCAGGCCGCGGGGCTCCACATCGCCATGTGGACGGTAGATTCCAAGGGCTGGCACTACCCCCGGGACGGCGGTGTCCGCGCGCAAGACTTTGTGTTGGGCAACCTGACCGAGAAACTCCAACCTGGGGCAGTTCTCCTTCTCCACGCCCTCGCCAGCGACATTGCCGCGCTGCCCCGTCTCGCGCGCGAAATCCACGGCGCCGGCCTCCAGAGCGTGAATCTGCGCGATCAGTTGCATCTCCCCGGCCAAGAGATCGGAAACGGCGATCCGTTGTCGACGTGCCCGGAGACTCTCCCCGATGCCGCGGAGTGGTGCTGA
- a CDS encoding PadR family transcriptional regulator, giving the protein MARQHLIRAILSKEGSWPLPNRSPLDPLPLPVAQLHILLALVTGDKHGYAIMREVEALTDGAVTMGPGTLYGAVKKMLKSELVEESDERPDPELDDQRRRYYRITAFGKRVLDAEINRMEQLAHAARLIQTTAMRRPSA; this is encoded by the coding sequence GTGGCCCGTCAGCATCTGATTCGGGCCATCCTTTCGAAAGAAGGTAGCTGGCCATTGCCGAATCGAAGCCCCCTGGATCCGCTTCCTCTCCCCGTCGCCCAGCTGCACATCCTGTTGGCCTTGGTGACTGGCGACAAGCACGGCTACGCGATCATGCGAGAGGTCGAGGCATTGACCGATGGGGCGGTCACGATGGGCCCCGGCACGCTGTACGGGGCTGTGAAGAAGATGCTGAAGTCGGAGCTTGTCGAGGAGAGCGACGAACGGCCAGACCCCGAACTGGACGATCAGCGTCGCCGCTACTACCGAATCACCGCTTTTGGCAAGCGTGTGCTCGACGCTGAGATCAACCGAATGGAGCAACTGGCGCATGCCGCCAGGTTGATACAGACCACCGCCATGCGAAGGCCCAGTGCCTGA
- the shc gene encoding squalene--hopene cyclase, which yields MGTATSRDVREGARVALERASTQLLEQQDAQGVWRGELGTNVTIEAEDLFLREFLGILDADVLRATAAWIRQRQRDDGTWANFHEGPGELSTTVEAYVALRLAGDAAEADHMQRAAAWIVDQGGLEATRVFTRMWMALHGWWDWDELPVIPPEMIFLPTWVPLNIYDFGCWARQTIVALSIVRAYRPVRPADFTIDELRSGTAPRVSASLRTWKGWFTWIDRALRRYERRPLGWLRAAALHRAESWVMRRQEADGSWGGIQPPWVYSIIALRLRGYGMTQPVIKHALEGIERFTIWDGGVRRLEACQSPVWDTALALVALADAGVPPDAPALRRAGEWLVGEEVSQQGDWAVRRPYLHPGGWAFEYENRNYPDVDDTAEVILALRRVDVPNAKGAIDRGVAWTLGMQCVDGGWAAFDADNTRTLCRAPAFCDFGEVIDPPSADVTAHAIEMLALEGKTYNARVQRGIAWLRSAQEPDGSWFGRWGANYIYGTGAAVPALVAAGVSPDDPSIRRAVHWLAARQNPDGGWGEDLRSYDDPAGWSGRGASTASQTAWALLALVAAGDDGSVTRRGVEYLVDTQREDGSWDEPLYTGTGFPGAFYINYHLYRLIFPVMALGRYVNGWHAGRLTRFALDGAHGTS from the coding sequence GTGGGCACTGCGACGTCCCGCGACGTCCGCGAAGGCGCGCGTGTCGCGCTTGAGCGTGCCTCCACGCAGTTGCTCGAACAGCAAGACGCCCAGGGCGTCTGGCGTGGCGAGTTGGGCACCAACGTCACCATCGAAGCCGAGGACCTGTTTCTGCGCGAGTTCCTGGGCATCCTTGACGCTGACGTTTTGCGGGCGACGGCGGCCTGGATCCGGCAGCGCCAGCGGGACGACGGCACTTGGGCCAACTTCCATGAGGGCCCCGGCGAACTCTCCACTACGGTCGAGGCCTATGTCGCCCTGCGCCTGGCGGGCGACGCGGCCGAAGCCGACCACATGCAGCGCGCCGCCGCATGGATCGTGGATCAGGGCGGGCTGGAGGCCACCCGCGTTTTCACCCGCATGTGGATGGCGCTGCACGGCTGGTGGGACTGGGATGAGTTGCCGGTCATTCCGCCCGAAATGATCTTCCTGCCCACCTGGGTGCCGCTCAATATCTACGACTTCGGCTGTTGGGCCCGGCAGACCATCGTGGCGCTCAGCATCGTGCGCGCCTATCGCCCGGTCCGACCCGCCGATTTCACCATCGACGAGTTGCGTAGCGGCACGGCTCCGCGGGTGAGTGCCTCGCTGCGCACGTGGAAGGGGTGGTTCACCTGGATCGACCGCGCGCTGCGGCGCTATGAGCGGCGGCCGCTGGGCTGGCTCCGCGCCGCCGCCCTGCACCGTGCCGAGTCCTGGGTCATGCGGCGACAAGAAGCCGACGGCTCCTGGGGCGGCATTCAGCCCCCGTGGGTCTACTCCATCATTGCGCTGCGCCTGCGCGGCTACGGCATGACCCAGCCCGTCATCAAGCACGCCCTGGAGGGCATTGAACGGTTCACGATTTGGGACGGCGGCGTGCGTCGCCTCGAGGCTTGTCAGTCACCCGTCTGGGACACGGCGTTGGCGCTGGTGGCGCTGGCCGACGCCGGCGTACCGCCCGACGCCCCGGCGTTGCGCCGCGCCGGCGAGTGGCTGGTCGGCGAAGAGGTGTCCCAGCAAGGCGATTGGGCCGTGCGCCGCCCCTATCTCCATCCCGGCGGCTGGGCCTTCGAGTATGAGAATCGCAACTACCCGGACGTTGACGACACCGCCGAGGTCATCCTGGCCCTGCGCCGCGTCGACGTGCCCAACGCCAAGGGGGCCATCGACCGCGGCGTCGCCTGGACGCTCGGCATGCAATGCGTGGACGGCGGCTGGGCGGCGTTCGACGCCGACAACACCCGCACGCTGTGCCGCGCGCCGGCGTTCTGCGACTTCGGCGAGGTCATCGACCCGCCCAGCGCCGACGTGACCGCGCACGCGATCGAAATGCTGGCCCTCGAAGGCAAGACCTACAACGCCCGCGTCCAACGGGGCATCGCCTGGCTCCGGTCCGCGCAGGAGCCCGACGGCTCGTGGTTTGGGCGGTGGGGCGCCAACTACATCTACGGCACCGGGGCGGCGGTTCCCGCCCTCGTGGCGGCCGGCGTCTCACCCGACGACCCGTCCATCCGGCGCGCCGTGCACTGGCTGGCCGCGCGCCAAAACCCCGACGGCGGCTGGGGCGAAGATCTCAGGTCCTACGACGACCCCGCGGGCTGGTCGGGTCGCGGCGCCAGCACCGCCTCGCAGACGGCCTGGGCGCTGCTCGCACTCGTGGCCGCCGGCGACGACGGGTCCGTGACGCGCCGCGGCGTCGAATACCTCGTCGACACCCAGCGCGAGGACGGCTCGTGGGACGAACCGCTATACACCGGCACCGGCTTCCCCGGCGCCTTCTACATCAACTATCACCTCTACCGCTTGATCTTTCCCGTCATGGCGCTCGGCCGCTACGTGAACGGCTGGCACGCCGGGCGGCTCACGCGGTTCGCACTGGACGGAGCCCATGGAACGTCGTAG
- the hpnD gene encoding presqualene diphosphate synthase HpnD: MEVAAAYDVCEQITRSRAANFYWGIRLLPPPKRRALSAVYAFARQIDDIGDGGLPPPAKAAALAEARQRLESAGNGAADPVMTALRHAADRLPVPLDAFGDLIDGVEMDVRGVTYETFDELVVYCRRVAGSIGRLSLGVFESRDMARAEPLADELGVALQLTNILRDVREDLAQGRVYLPREDLAAFACELRPPLTPTPAFDALIRFQAQRARRQFDLGLQLLPLLDWRSTACAAAMAGIYRQVLKRIEQDPSAVTRGRVSLSTGAKVRVALWSLLRG; the protein is encoded by the coding sequence GTGGAAGTCGCCGCCGCCTACGACGTCTGCGAGCAGATCACCCGCTCGCGCGCCGCGAACTTCTACTGGGGCATTCGCCTGCTCCCGCCGCCCAAGCGACGCGCGCTCAGCGCCGTCTACGCTTTCGCGCGGCAGATCGACGACATCGGCGACGGTGGCCTGCCGCCGCCTGCCAAGGCCGCCGCCCTGGCGGAGGCGCGGCAGCGGCTTGAATCGGCCGGCAACGGCGCCGCGGACCCGGTCATGACGGCGTTGCGCCACGCGGCCGATCGTCTCCCCGTGCCGCTTGACGCGTTTGGCGATCTGATCGACGGCGTGGAGATGGACGTTCGCGGCGTCACCTACGAGACCTTCGATGAGTTGGTGGTCTATTGCCGCCGCGTCGCGGGCAGCATCGGGCGGCTCTCCCTGGGCGTGTTCGAATCGCGTGACATGGCCCGGGCCGAGCCGCTGGCCGACGAGCTGGGCGTGGCGCTGCAGCTCACCAACATCCTCCGTGACGTGCGGGAAGACCTCGCGCAGGGCCGCGTCTATCTGCCGCGCGAGGACCTGGCGGCATTCGCCTGTGAGCTGCGCCCGCCGCTCACGCCGACGCCGGCGTTCGACGCGCTCATTCGTTTCCAGGCCCAGCGCGCCCGGCGGCAATTCGACCTGGGGTTGCAGTTGCTGCCATTGCTGGACTGGCGCAGCACGGCCTGCGCCGCCGCCATGGCCGGCATCTACCGGCAGGTGCTGAAACGCATCGAGCAAGATCCGTCCGCCGTCACCCGCGGACGGGTGTCACTGTCAACGGGCGCCAAGGTGCGCGTCGCGCTGTGGAGCCTGCTCCGCGGATGA
- a CDS encoding N-acetyltransferase, which translates to MSGSPGVAHASPAHLQGKATHGRLLLRDARPTDRLPAGALLREALTPQLADSVFGLGATGASRYFERLFQHPGTLWSYDITTLAELDGEVVGLVSHAPWAVLAQRRRSTLRGYWRAYGLRGLLKLIPRIRALMRASPAVPPDHWFIPCLAVAPEHRGNGVAHALLQTVYRQAEAHAPACSLYVPTSNATAREFYDRAGYVEREGADSELLQRLAGVRGRVRFERTLDAGKPA; encoded by the coding sequence GTGAGCGGATCGCCGGGCGTCGCGCACGCGAGCCCCGCACATCTTCAGGGCAAGGCGACCCACGGTCGCCTGCTGCTGCGGGATGCTCGCCCGACCGACCGGCTCCCCGCGGGCGCCCTGCTGCGCGAGGCGCTGACCCCGCAGCTTGCCGATTCGGTCTTTGGCTTGGGCGCCACCGGCGCCTCGCGGTACTTCGAGCGGCTCTTTCAGCATCCGGGCACCTTGTGGAGCTACGACATCACCACGTTGGCCGAGCTCGACGGGGAGGTCGTGGGCTTGGTGTCGCACGCGCCGTGGGCGGTGCTTGCCCAGCGGCGCCGGTCGACCCTGCGGGGCTATTGGCGCGCCTACGGGCTTCGCGGGCTGCTGAAGCTGATTCCTCGCATCCGCGCCCTCATGCGCGCCAGCCCGGCCGTGCCGCCCGACCATTGGTTCATTCCCTGCCTGGCCGTGGCGCCCGAGCACCGCGGCAATGGCGTCGCGCACGCCCTGTTGCAGACGGTGTACCGCCAGGCCGAGGCGCACGCCCCGGCGTGCAGCCTCTACGTGCCGACCAGCAATGCGACCGCGCGCGAGTTCTACGACCGTGCCGGCTACGTGGAGCGAGAGGGCGCGGACTCGGAGTTGCTCCAGCGCCTCGCCGGCGTGCGTGGACGGGTCCGATTCGAGCGGACGCTCGACGCCGGCAAACCCGCCTAG
- a CDS encoding phage holin family protein gives MRVRWNFERTVHQFAVHWAGAFLGVLLTALLLDPYVRLPETGSLMYWATAAAFSAVLAALNVYVRPLMYLATLPLTCCFMVVTLGFGHFVVGAFMFWLAGQIIPPIYVESFGWALLGALITAAISTSVSWLVFRRGQGQGGGAGPRQGGAGDGPAA, from the coding sequence GTGCGGGTGCGCTGGAACTTCGAGCGCACGGTGCATCAATTCGCGGTGCACTGGGCCGGGGCGTTTCTGGGCGTGCTGCTGACGGCGCTGCTGCTGGATCCGTACGTGCGGCTGCCGGAGACCGGCTCGCTCATGTATTGGGCGACCGCGGCGGCGTTTTCCGCGGTGCTGGCGGCGCTGAACGTCTATGTGCGTCCGCTGATGTACCTGGCCACGCTGCCGCTCACCTGCTGCTTCATGGTCGTGACGCTGGGGTTCGGGCACTTCGTGGTGGGCGCGTTCATGTTTTGGCTGGCGGGACAGATCATTCCGCCGATCTACGTGGAGAGCTTCGGCTGGGCGCTGCTGGGCGCGCTGATCACGGCGGCGATCTCGACGAGCGTGTCATGGCTGGTGTTTCGGCGCGGGCAGGGGCAGGGGGGTGGAGCGGGGCCGCGACAGGGCGGGGCCGGGGACGGCCCCGCCGCGTAG
- the hpnH gene encoding adenosyl-hopene transferase HpnH, with translation MGVPLRQTVTVARYLMTQRLRGREKFPLIVELEPLYACNLACAGCGKIQHPVATLRKRMPVEQAVAAVEECGAPMVSIAGGEPLVHPEIHKIADELVRRRKFVYLCTNALLLERKLSLFTPSPYFAFAIHIDGLRERHDESVCQEGVFDKAVEAIKAAKHAGFRVTTNTTFFTHDTPDNVRAVLDFLNDELEVDHMMISPGYAYEKAPDQEHFLPVEQTRRLFREAFRGGGRKRWRLNHSPLFLDFLEGKVDYDCTAWGIPSYSIFGWQRPCYLMSDGYVSTYKELIETTDWDSYGRGRDERCDNCMAHCGYEPTAVAATGSSLRESLRAFASALN, from the coding sequence ATGGGCGTTCCTCTGCGGCAAACGGTGACCGTTGCCCGCTATCTCATGACACAGCGGCTGCGCGGGCGCGAAAAGTTCCCGCTCATCGTCGAGCTCGAGCCGCTCTATGCCTGCAACCTCGCCTGCGCCGGCTGCGGCAAGATCCAGCATCCGGTCGCGACGCTGCGCAAGCGCATGCCCGTCGAGCAGGCCGTGGCCGCCGTGGAAGAGTGCGGGGCGCCCATGGTGTCCATCGCCGGCGGCGAGCCGCTGGTGCACCCCGAGATTCACAAGATCGCCGACGAGCTCGTGCGGCGGCGCAAGTTCGTCTATCTGTGCACCAACGCCCTGCTGCTCGAGCGCAAGCTCTCGCTCTTCACCCCGTCGCCCTACTTCGCCTTCGCCATTCACATCGACGGATTGCGCGAGCGACACGACGAGTCCGTCTGCCAGGAAGGCGTGTTCGACAAGGCCGTGGAAGCCATCAAGGCGGCCAAGCACGCCGGATTCCGCGTCACCACCAACACCACCTTCTTCACCCACGACACCCCGGACAACGTGCGTGCGGTGCTGGACTTCCTCAACGACGAGCTGGAAGTGGACCACATGATGATCTCCCCCGGCTACGCCTACGAGAAGGCTCCCGACCAGGAGCACTTCTTGCCGGTGGAGCAGACGCGACGGCTCTTCCGCGAAGCCTTTCGCGGCGGCGGGCGCAAGCGCTGGCGGCTCAATCACAGCCCGCTCTTCCTCGACTTCCTCGAAGGCAAGGTCGACTACGACTGCACCGCCTGGGGCATTCCCAGCTACTCGATCTTCGGCTGGCAGCGGCCCTGCTACCTCATGTCGGACGGCTACGTCTCGACCTACAAGGAACTGATCGAGACCACGGACTGGGACAGCTACGGTCGCGGCCGCGACGAGCGCTGCGACAACTGCATGGCGCACTGCGGCTACGAGCCCACCGCCGTGGCCGCCACGGGCAGCTCGCTGCGCGAGTCCCTGCGAGCCTTCGCCTCCGCGCTGAACTAG
- a CDS encoding NADP-dependent oxidoreductase yields the protein MTESTNRRYVLASRPQGVPAAENFRLEETSIPEPGDGEALVRTLWLSVDPYMRWAIRGDRTNVGEVVTAEVVGEVTATASPAVAVGQIVVGRIGWQAYGAVAADELRVIDPAIAPIQTGVGILGMPGLTAYFGLLEVGRPRPGETVLVSGAAGAVGSAVGQIAAIKGCRAVGIAGTEAKCRHLTQDLGFDAAINYRADDLATALKRACPDGVDVYFDNVGGRILDMVLQHLRMYARVVLCGFISQYNLEEPEVAPRHSVPLALACARMEGFFANNYFDRTDEALRELAGWIDAGRLDYREDIVEGLENAPAAFLRLFTGANVGKVLVKVAEPSVAAS from the coding sequence ATGACTGAATCGACAAATCGGCGCTACGTCCTCGCCAGCCGCCCCCAGGGCGTGCCCGCAGCCGAGAACTTTCGCCTTGAAGAGACGTCCATTCCCGAGCCCGGCGACGGCGAGGCGTTGGTGCGCACGCTGTGGCTCTCGGTGGACCCCTACATGCGCTGGGCCATTCGCGGGGACCGCACCAACGTCGGCGAGGTCGTGACCGCTGAGGTGGTGGGGGAGGTGACGGCGACGGCGTCTCCCGCCGTGGCCGTGGGGCAGATTGTGGTGGGACGCATCGGGTGGCAGGCCTACGGCGCCGTCGCGGCCGACGAACTGCGCGTGATCGATCCGGCGATCGCCCCGATCCAGACCGGCGTCGGCATCCTGGGCATGCCCGGTCTCACGGCCTATTTCGGCCTGCTCGAGGTCGGCCGGCCGCGCCCAGGCGAGACGGTGCTGGTGTCGGGCGCCGCCGGAGCCGTCGGCTCCGCCGTGGGCCAGATTGCCGCCATCAAGGGCTGCCGCGCAGTGGGCATTGCCGGCACGGAGGCCAAGTGCCGGCACCTCACGCAGGACCTCGGCTTCGACGCGGCGATCAACTACCGCGCCGACGATTTGGCGACCGCGCTCAAGCGCGCCTGCCCCGACGGCGTGGACGTGTACTTCGACAACGTCGGCGGCCGCATCCTGGACATGGTGTTGCAGCACCTGCGCATGTACGCCCGCGTGGTGCTGTGCGGCTTCATTTCGCAATACAACCTCGAGGAGCCGGAGGTGGCGCCGCGGCATTCGGTGCCGCTGGCCCTGGCGTGCGCCCGCATGGAGGGCTTCTTCGCCAACAACTATTTCGACCGCACGGATGAGGCTCTCCGGGAGCTGGCGGGCTGGATCGACGCGGGACGTCTCGACTACCGCGAGGACATCGTCGAGGGACTGGAAAACGCCCCGGCGGCCTTTCTGCGCCTGTTCACGGGCGCGAATGTCGGCAAGGTGCTAGTCAAGGTGGCCGAGCCGTCGGTGGCGGCGTCGTAA
- the hpnE gene encoding hydroxysqualene dehydroxylase HpnE, which yields MSRHVVVVGGGLAGCAAALTCADAGARVTLLEARRRLGGATYSFQRDGLWFDNGQHVHLRCCTAYRAFIDRIGASDMVTMQRRLEIPVIRPGHGVAWIKRANLPAPLHLARSLGAYRHLSLGERLQLGRALIGLMRLDLRDASLDAHTFGRWLRARGQSEGSLEALWDLIVLPTVNLPSAEASLSLAAMVFKVGLLSDRSAADMGYTTTTLGRAHSDQGLRALRAAGVDVQLGAAVSQIEAEPDGEVRVRRQGEDLAADAIVLAVPHAQAARLVPAAADPEAARFAELGAVPIVNLHVIYDRPVMPHPFAAGVGTPVQWVFDRTEAAGLSDGQALAVSLSGAVAYAQVPTDVLREQFVAELARVFPRAREAQVRGFYVTREHQATFRQAPGSLARRPGPRTALPNVLLAGAWTDTGWPATMEGAVRSGNRAADHALKALGLATPVAA from the coding sequence ATGAGCCGCCACGTCGTCGTGGTTGGCGGCGGACTGGCGGGATGCGCGGCGGCGCTCACCTGCGCCGACGCCGGGGCGCGCGTGACGCTGCTCGAGGCGCGGCGGCGTCTCGGTGGGGCCACCTACTCGTTCCAGCGTGACGGGCTGTGGTTCGACAACGGCCAGCACGTGCACCTGCGCTGCTGCACGGCCTACCGCGCCTTCATCGACCGCATCGGCGCCTCCGACATGGTCACCATGCAGCGCCGGCTCGAAATTCCGGTCATCCGGCCCGGGCACGGCGTGGCCTGGATCAAGCGGGCCAATCTGCCGGCCCCGCTGCACCTCGCCCGCAGCCTGGGAGCCTACCGGCACTTGTCGCTCGGCGAACGCCTGCAGCTGGGGCGCGCGTTGATTGGGCTGATGCGCCTCGATCTGCGCGACGCGTCGCTGGACGCCCACACCTTCGGGCGCTGGTTGCGCGCCCGCGGCCAGTCGGAGGGCTCGCTCGAGGCGCTGTGGGACCTGATCGTGCTGCCCACGGTGAATCTGCCGTCGGCGGAGGCTTCGTTGAGCCTCGCGGCCATGGTCTTCAAAGTCGGGCTGTTGAGCGACCGGTCGGCGGCGGACATGGGCTACACGACGACCACCCTGGGCCGCGCGCATAGCGACCAGGGATTGCGCGCTCTGCGAGCGGCAGGCGTGGACGTGCAACTCGGGGCGGCCGTCTCCCAGATCGAAGCCGAGCCGGATGGCGAGGTGCGCGTGCGGCGGCAAGGCGAGGACCTGGCGGCCGACGCCATCGTGCTGGCGGTGCCCCATGCGCAGGCGGCGCGGCTCGTGCCGGCGGCCGCCGATCCCGAGGCGGCGCGCTTTGCCGAATTGGGGGCCGTGCCCATCGTGAACCTGCACGTGATCTACGACCGGCCGGTGATGCCCCATCCATTTGCGGCCGGCGTCGGCACGCCCGTGCAGTGGGTGTTCGACCGCACCGAAGCCGCCGGGCTATCCGATGGCCAGGCACTGGCCGTCTCGCTCTCGGGCGCCGTCGCATACGCCCAGGTTCCCACCGACGTTTTGCGCGAGCAGTTCGTCGCCGAGCTGGCGCGCGTCTTCCCGCGGGCCCGTGAGGCGCAGGTCCGGGGGTTCTACGTCACCCGAGAGCACCAGGCCACGTTTCGCCAGGCCCCCGGCAGCCTGGCGCGGCGTCCAGGGCCCCGCACCGCCCTGCCGAACGTGCTCTTGGCCGGCGCATGGACCGACACCGGATGGCCCGCGACCATGGAGGGCGCCGTGCGCAGCGGCAACCGCGCGGCGGATCACGCGCTGAAGGCGCTGGGCCTGGCGACGCCGGTCGCGGCGTGA